The segment TCCTAAATACAGTATTCAATATAAACTGAgttttacagtgtctgaataggaaatttttttttatctcacatTGTGCAGTTTGgctttttcaaaattttctgaaGATGAGGCATTTGTAGTATTCTTCCATCTCGACCTGGGaatgaaacattaaatgttaaaatagctaaatatatatatagttattgCTGTATAGTTCCCATAAACCACAATATGTGACTCACAATCCTCTCCATACGCATCCCATTTCCATAGGCCAGCTGTCTTAGTACATCAATGTCTGGAAGACCCCAGTCTGGATTTCTGTAGAAAAGAATTAAACAAGTTAGTATATATATTTAGTATATATTTACATCACTTGTTGTAGTACATAATATAACAGTGCATATAATTGGCAAAATAGATGTCTACTTACATTTTTCTAAGCTCAGCATCCAGAAGTTCATTGCAGCTTGGTGTAATGGTCCCATTAATAGCGTACacctgaaatgtaattaagaTTTAACAGGTTGTGTGTTGATATATTTGTTACCTTTTCACAATGGCATGATGCTATTTTGAAggcaaaatatttacaaaactaCTGCCGACATACCCCATATGTTATCAAAAGGCCATTCTGTCTGAGCATCTGACCTGCTCCACTGAAAACACCCTTAGAAAATTagcaacataaaataaaaacagggaaAGAAGCCTGGATCAGTTTATTTTTGCTAAATAACTAAACCAGTGCAGCTCATCGTTATTATTCTCAGCCTGTTAGCACAAACGCTGGTTTCAGATTACCTGCCTATGGACCTACCTGTGCAGTTTTGAATGAGCTGTATTGCAGTAAGTTAATGGCAATAACAACGTCGCAGGAGTTGCGAGGAATTCCTGCCCATTTCTCCCACGGTTCACTGGCATCCAGGTGGACAGGTTGGAGCACTGTCTTTGCATGGGTTGCAGAAATGTATGCCTTGATACTGAAAACAagtcatgaatttattttacatttttaaatattcccATAAATTACTTTCACATCCATATATTGCTGTTTGAACTGTTGCCCATGAAGCTTGCTGTACCACTATTGACAAGGTCTCAATTGTAGCTAACTAACAGGTTGGTAAATGTGTCTGGTGTGCATTACTACTGCAAATGTTTCCCTGCAAAACGCAAACCTTTCCCGAGACTCCTCTTTGATGTCTGATGGCTGCCAGGTGACATAGGGCAGCTTCTGAGCAAAGCGTATTACATGCTGCCCAGTTCCAGAGCCCAGCTCTAAGGCAAACAGCTGCCTATGGGACTGGTCCTCTAAGACATCTTCAAGCACTGAGCACAGATCCTCCCAGTTTCTCTCTGCCTGAGGAGAAAGCAGCATGGTCTGAAGGAAAGAAGCAGAAGGACATGTCACTCTTATCTTGTGCTGCCAGCATATgcattgtttattgtttgttttaaacatccTACCTTCAGTTGTGCTGCTTGGGAGAAACTAACCAGGAAATAGCATATTGGTAGAGTCTGGATGTGGTGGATGACTGTAACAGCAGATGGTTGCGGAGATTACCTGGTTAAGAGGATTCCGCCTGTGCTCCTCCCCACTGTCCAGCACTGGTAGAAGTCCAGGTGGGACACAGCAAAAAGGACATGCAGAGATCAATTAAACTCACATCACAAGGCTTTTTtgtgaatatgtatgtatgtgtcccTCTCTTAATTTACACACAGGGATAAAAGTTGAtccattcaaattcaaaattacAGTATGAGGAAAGTTGGTTGATTGAGTAAATCGAAATGAAAGTTAATTAATAAAATTGACTTGAATCATTTAAAGTGGAATTTAATCTATAAATATACAAATCCATAAATACAACCATAAATATCAgtatttttataatattattgagaaaagacacacacacacatattcaagtaaaataggattaaatataaacatatggTTATTGAAAGAAATGACTGCACCGATGATGCATTAACACTGTACAGACGCTGAACCTGTGTGACGTATAATGTATCCGCTTTATGTAGTTGTTTTGAATGTCCCTCACAGGCCCCCGTCCCTTCTCTAGCTGTACGCGGGGCATTGTGGGTAGGTCAGGCGCCATGTGCTTTTGAGGCAGCGGGGCTGGAAGGAGACCAGGCTGCAAGAAACTTGGCTTGTTCTCAGAGGGGCACCGGAACAAAAGGCTCCAGTTCGCGGCGGACATGTACTGCACCAGACGCTGCCTCCGGACCGCGCTGCGGGCCGCGGCCTCCACACACCGGTACGTCCCGGTCCCTGAGCGGGCGGCGGGTACTCACGTAACACCGGGGGGGAGGCAGCGCTAACGGCGCAGCAGCGTCCGACTGGCTGCTTCTTCAAGGGCAGATAGTCGCCGACTGCTGCCGGTGCTTCGGGTTGTGAAACAGACGGGTGTCCGTGCAGATTGTGTTAATAACGAGGGTGCCTTGTCTTTCCATTGATTTCCAATTTCTATTTGGCGTTTGACGGTTGTGGGTCCAGCgtgttagctaacgttagctcggTAACTGCAGCCGCTGTTTGACGCTCCCTCACCGGCTCAGACTCATGACACCGTGACCCAGTGAGTGGTGCTCTGTGGGATATTTGCTCCTGCCTGTTTCTCTTTGAATGAAAATCAGAAGTGTCAGTAGCTGTTTATTACCTTCCCGTTTAAAAGCAACTGCTGCTTCCAGCCAAGGTCACCGAGGAGTGACTGGAAATGCTAGATGTTACTGGTTAAGTAACAAAATGCATGTAAGTGACTTACATCTCGTGCTTTCACCGAGCTGAGTCAGGATGTTTATTGAAAAGGTAAAAAGGATTTGTATTCCAGTTTGGCTGCTTCTCATACAGACCTGAATGCATAATGATCCAGTCAGTTTAAATAAGTAgtagttcatttaaatgtgagCTCACCCCTCAAATAAGTTTTGTGGTGTTTCTCAAGACGTGAGTGACACCTCACACACCAAAAGTGATATCTAACTGTAAGACTGAGGGAGACCCTCAGTGAGGTATGGATCAGaaaacagcatgtttgtgtattcTAATGTGCCAGATGTGATTTGCCGATTGCCAACATCGTCATGTCATTGTGCTTATCTGTCTTGATTTTCCAACAGGCAACAGCTTCAGCGGCAGACGCCAGCCCTGTGTGCCCTCAGACCTCTGAAGACCAGTCCAGCCCACTCAGATGCAATTGTCACACCTCCATTAGATGGAGCACCCAAGCAGTATTCCCCCAAAATCCAACAGCTTGTCAATGACATAGCAAGCCTCACTTTGATAGAGGTATCGGACCTGAACGAGCTCCTCAAGGTTTGTACAAAACTGAAATACTGACTTCAACCTAAGTCAGGAAGAGGATCTTGTTATCCAGCTTTTTTCACATTGAGtcattgtttctctgttttggtTGTAGAAAACATTGAATATTCAGGATGTTGGAATGATGCCGATGGGGGCAATGGCTGCCTCAGCTTTACCTGCAGCTCAGGTGAGGATTATTCCACAGAGAGTTGGCAAAATGTCTATCTAGAAACCAAACCACCttaagataataataataataataataataataataaaaactctCTGCTGCATCACTAATAGTCATGAGCAGATAATAGTTTAGTGCCAAGTGCATAAATGTTTCAATTTTCTTTCCCTGTGTAAAACTAGGCcacagatgaggaggaagcaCCAGTCAAGAAAGAGAAGACTCACTTCACCGTAAAATTGACAGAATTAAAGGCAGCAGAAAAAGTCAAACTTATAAAGGAAGTGAAGAACTGCATCCAAGGCTTGAATCTGGTGCAGGTATGTCATCACTTTTGTTGTTTATCTAATTTAAAGGAACTCTGTAGGGTTTTTCTTATATTGCTGATATACACTACTGAAATGGTCTCTATCCTGTTCAGCTGATGAACATGTATATGGTGGTTTCAGAGTTTCAAATAATCAAAGAATCAGGTTTTATAAGGAGTAATGTAAAGCATTAGGATGAATGTCTACACTGACACATGCTGCTGCattccattgttttgttttacagtaaAACATTCAAGTAAATTAATCCGAAATACCTAATtcattactgtattttttttttctctatcctTCCTGAACCAGGCTAAGAAACTGGTGGAGTCTCTTCCCCAGGAAATTCGGGCTAATGTGTccaaagaggaggcagagaaactGAAAGCGGCTCTGGAGGCAGCAGGTGGCACCGTGGTTTTAGAATAAATCCATGTGCCCGTCCAGTCTCCACCATTTTGCTGCTCATGCACTTCATCCTTCATtctattatttctattttttacgAGAGGAGAGGACCCAGGGAGAAACGGAAAGAAATGCCTTCTGACATGAATACTGTCTCTTAACAGCATCAGGTGGGGCGGTACAACTCAGACTGAACTTTTAAGGCACACCGCCCTGCTGTTTGCTCATTCATGTGTCTGAATGATGCTTATGTAGCAAACGAGCTACATAAAAACTGGCCAGTGCGCCAAGTcagttgatatttttttgtgtttgtgtcaaaccTTTCACAGAAGGAAAGATTATAC is part of the Echeneis naucrates chromosome 8, fEcheNa1.1, whole genome shotgun sequence genome and harbors:
- the LOC115047236 gene encoding methyltransferase-like 26 B, which encodes MLLSPQAERNWEDLCSVLEDVLEDQSHRQLFALELGSGTGQHVIRFAQKLPYVTWQPSDIKEESRESIKAYISATHAKTVLQPVHLDASEPWEKWAGIPRNSCDVVIAINLLQYSSFKTAQGVFSGAGQMLRQNGLLITYGVYAINGTITPSCNELLDAELRKINPDWGLPDIDVLRQLAYGNGMRMERIVEMEEYYKCLIFRKF
- the mrpl12 gene encoding large ribosomal subunit protein bL12m, whose amino-acid sequence is MYCTRRCLRTALRAAASTHRQQLQRQTPALCALRPLKTSPAHSDAIVTPPLDGAPKQYSPKIQQLVNDIASLTLIEVSDLNELLKKTLNIQDVGMMPMGAMAASALPAAQATDEEEAPVKKEKTHFTVKLTELKAAEKVKLIKEVKNCIQGLNLVQAKKLVESLPQEIRANVSKEEAEKLKAALEAAGGTVVLE